The Halostella limicola genome includes the window GACCGGTTCTCCCACGCGTTCGTCCTCTCCGAGTTCACTGCGACCGACGACCGCCGCCGCGTCGACCCCACCTCCGAACGCGTCCTCCTCTCCCTGCCCGAACCCGGCCCGAACCACAACGCGGGTTCGATCACCTTCGGCCCCGACGGCTACCTCTACGTCGCCGTCGGCGACGGGAGCTCCGGCGACCTCGACGCCGGGCCCGGACACGTCGACGACTGGTACCTCATGAACCGCGGCGGGAACGGGCAGGACGTGACCGAGAACCTGTTCGGGAGCATCCTCCGCATCGACGTCGACAGCGGCGAGTCCCCCTACGGCGTCCCGGACGACAACCCCCTCGTCGGCGAGGACGGCCGCGACGAACAGTGGGCGTGGGGCTTCCGGAACCCCTACCGAATGTCATTCGGCCCCGACGGCCGACTGTTCGTCGGCGACGTCGGGTCGAACCGCTTCGAGGAAATAAACCTCGTCCGCCGCGGCGGCAACTACGGCTGGAACGTCCGCGAGGGCAAGCGCTGTCTCTCGAACCGCTACGCCGCCTACGCGCTCGCGAAGCTCCCTCTCTCCCGGAACAACTGGCCCGCCTGCCCGTCCGCGACCCCCGACGGCGACCCCCTCGTCGATCCCGTCGCCGTCTATCCCCACCGCCGCGACGGCGAGCCGTTCGGACAGGCCGTCATCGGCGGCCACGTCTACGACGGCGACGCGGTTCCCGACCTCCGCGGCGAGTACGTGTTCGCCGACTTCGTCGGCGACGGGCGCGCCGCGCGGCTGTTCGCCGCGTCGCCGGACGACGACCCCCCCTGGACGATGCGCGAACTCCGTCCGACCGTCGACGGCGAACCCTTCGAGAAATACGTCCTCTCTTTCGCCACTGACCCCGACGGCGGACTCTATCTCCTCACGTCGCGGTTAGCGCCGGAGACGGGAACGGTGTACCGGATGAAGTCGCCGTCGTGATCGGTGCGCGTGACGGGAATCACCGACTGAGGTAGTGCCTATCTGGCAGGTAACCTCTCCGCAGAAGAGATGGGACCCGAAGAATAGCATAGAACTTACTGGAGTACTCGGGCAGCATCTGCTGAGAGCGTAATCGTCGCGTCCCCGCTTGTGACGGTCTCACCAAGAGTTTTTTCGAGAAAGGCAGCGACTTGGTCCCGGTATTCCTGCGGCCGATCCTCAGAAATGGTAACTGTTGCTTTGTCATCGTGGATGGCACCACGGTTCAAAACGTACGTCCGAGCAAAGTCGAGACGGAGGTGCTGGCCAACATTGTCGAGGTAGTTCGGGAGTGAGAGATCGTCGCGTGTAGCTTTCTCTCCGAGCGGCGCACCAAGGACTGTAAGGACACGACCAAGGATCGCACCGTCCGTCGTGACGCGAATTTCGGTCGACCGGCCGATTTCGTCTGCGTGGCAGATATCGTATTCGACGCCCACGAGTCCGCACGCCGCGACGACCCGGTCGAGGGCGTCGTCTGAGTCGACCGCGAAGTACGGTCGGTAGGTATCGGCCAGAATTGACCCACCGGAGAACACCTGCGCGACGAGACGGTTCAATCCCTCGAACGTCGACGATCCAGTGTCGATCTCTATCCAACCACGTGCGTGCGCTCGTTCGAGGCCACGCTGTGGATCCGGTTTCCCTCCGTCATCGATCCACGCCCGGAGCCGTGCTCGCGGGAGATCGAGATCCGTAGCGACGCGTTGCGAGCCCGCCCGGCCGCCGTTGCCGCCGCGAAGTTCTGCCGAGGCCTTCGTCGCTTGGTAGTACTGTTGGAGGAGTTCCCAGGGACCGACATCTGTGTTAGGAGAGTAAGTTTCAACAAACTCTTTGGAGGATATAATTGTCGGCATTTTGCCAATCTTGGCTTTGTGCTCATATAGGTGTAACGGTGATTAAGCAGTTTGAAGGCCTGATTAGCGTTTTCAATGGCTCGTTGAAGGGTTACAAGACTTGGTATCTCGTGTCTGTGAGAATGAATAAACAACTACATTTATACCGGCCCGGTGTTATCGTCGTCTTAACGCACCAACGAAAACGGAACGGCGCGAGGAAGTACACCCCCTCCACGCGTCGATAAATAGGTTCGATTTGTCGAACCTTAACCGTTGTCGTGGGTGCGGGAACAAGACAATCATGAACATCAAAAATCTGTTCACCGACGACGACGCAGTTTCGCCGGTGATTGGCGTCATCCTTATGGTCGCCATCACCGTTATTCTCGCGGCCGTGATCGGGGCGTTCGTCCTCGATCTCGGCGGATCACAGGAAAAAACTCCCCAGGCCAGCTTCGACTGGGATCAAAATAGCACCGATGCCGTGACGGTTACCTTGGAATCTGGTGAATCGATTGGTGCTGACCGGCTGTCTACGAACTTTGACGGTGGGTCATTCAATTCTGATGGCGATTGGGCAACTAAATATTCCGGTTCTGAAGTTGGTGCCGGTGACTACGTAGTTGTGACAGGACTCAGTAGTGGCGATGAGGTCCGCGTCGTATGGACATCGGAAAGCGGAGAGACCTCGTCAACGCTCTCCACGTACACTCTCCAGTAATAATGGATATTAAAAGCCTGTTCACCGACGATGACGCGGTCTCCCCAGTGATTGGTGTCATCCTTATGGTCGCCATCACCGTCATTCTCGCTGCCGTGATCGGGGCATTCGTTCTCGACCTCGGTGGCAGTCAGGAAGCAGCACCCCAAGTGAGCTTCAATATCGATCAGGGCAATGACACCCTCCCGAACGATCATCTAGGAGATGGGACGGGAAATAACGGCACAGAAACGGTTCAAGTAGCCCATGAGAGTGGGGATACATTAGAGGAATCCCTTATTGACCTAAGTGTCAATGGGAATGCTGCAATGAACCAGAGTGAGAACACAACCGCAATCTGGAGCGGTAGCGGCGAGATCACAGCTGGTGCCAGCCAGACCATCTATGCCTACGACTCGACTGGTAACGGCGAGGCAGATCAGACACTCCAGAGCGGAGACTCTATCCGCGTGGTCTGGACCTCCGAAAGTGGAGATACTTCGTCTTCGCTTATCGAGTACGAAGTTAATTAACCACCCCGCAACTGCGGGATAACCCTGTTTTTTGTCGAAGCGGTGCGGGCTGGTGTCGAGTGAGCGCTCACCGGGAGTCATGATGTCTGTATTGCCTCCCATTCGCTACAGAGGTACCTATTCCCAGTAACTTCAACACGAGTCATAACTGTCTGACGAGGATCAGCGTTGCGGTGTGTTTGGTTCCATCCGATTTATCGGGTCGACGGTCGTCATTGCCAGCTAGCTTTGTTGACGATCCGTCGTGATCGTGAACTCAACCTCGCCTAGGACGTTTCCTTGGCCGTCGCGACGCTCGTACTCCCCGAGGTTGTCAGGCACGCACTGTGGTCTGAAGACTACATTCTCGACTGTCGCAGGCTCCCTTCCTCAAATATACCCTAATTCAGATAGTTGTTCGCGGACACTTTCGGGATCCCGATGATTCCTGTCCGGATCCTGTTGGTAAGCCGGTCGGATCTGGGGTGAGGAATCAGTATTAGATCGGTTAGTAACACGCTCAACGCCGTTACGTACGTCTAGGACAGTTTCCACGTCTTCAATAGCTTCTTCTTCTGATGCGCCGAGATATGCATCATGAGTATGGTAGCCCTTGCGAAGTCCATGATCAGAAACGCAGACTAGCGTATCCTCTGGTTGGAGTAAGGAGCGGACCTCTTCCGTCCATGAGGCGGCCTGCCTATATGCTCGTTTTTGATAACCGTGTTCCCTCATGACGGGGTCAAGGTGACCAACAGTATCAAGATAGGCTAGCCAAACGAATACAAGGTCATAGT containing:
- a CDS encoding PQQ-dependent sugar dehydrogenase, producing MKRRRFLRGGLATVAGTAVGMRLQSPRWEMSDGETSPVVDGPPVGLEPVATGLEQPVAMAFPRGDPSVRLIAEKSGVVHRHDGDGYQEEPFLDVSDSMAGPENWEMGFLGFELHPDFADNGKCYARYSAPLTSASFDRFSHAFVLSEFTATDDRRRVDPTSERVLLSLPEPGPNHNAGSITFGPDGYLYVAVGDGSSGDLDAGPGHVDDWYLMNRGGNGQDVTENLFGSILRIDVDSGESPYGVPDDNPLVGEDGRDEQWAWGFRNPYRMSFGPDGRLFVGDVGSNRFEEINLVRRGGNYGWNVREGKRCLSNRYAAYALAKLPLSRNNWPACPSATPDGDPLVDPVAVYPHRRDGEPFGQAVIGGHVYDGDAVPDLRGEYVFADFVGDGRAARLFAASPDDDPPWTMRELRPTVDGEPFEKYVLSFATDPDGGLYLLTSRLAPETGTVYRMKSPS
- a CDS encoding type IV pilin codes for the protein MNIKNLFTDDDAVSPVIGVILMVAITVILAAVIGAFVLDLGGSQEKTPQASFDWDQNSTDAVTVTLESGESIGADRLSTNFDGGSFNSDGDWATKYSGSEVGAGDYVVVTGLSSGDEVRVVWTSESGETSSTLSTYTLQ
- a CDS encoding type IV pilin, giving the protein MDIKSLFTDDDAVSPVIGVILMVAITVILAAVIGAFVLDLGGSQEAAPQVSFNIDQGNDTLPNDHLGDGTGNNGTETVQVAHESGDTLEESLIDLSVNGNAAMNQSENTTAIWSGSGEITAGASQTIYAYDSTGNGEADQTLQSGDSIRVVWTSESGDTSSSLIEYEVN